Genomic DNA from Solanum dulcamara chromosome 4, daSolDulc1.2, whole genome shotgun sequence:
CACCTAATGCCTTTTCACATATGCTTTTGTCACAATCCACAAGAATTTCTATCAACAATTCAACTAACCCCACATCAACAAATCTTGATTTTGATGATGAATTAATTACCATATGATAAATTGTTAATAAAGAAGCTTTTGTAGTATTAGGACAAATTGGCTCTTTTACTAACTTCACTAGGCCTTCCAAAGCACCTTCAATATTCAACAAGATTTCAACCTTGTCATGTTCCTCcattttcaatatttctctAAGGACAAGAACTGCATTCCTCCTACTTGATAAACTCCCCTTCATCAAGAACCATGCTATGCAACGTAACGATGAAATCGACCCAAGAATTGCCTTGGACTTAACATCCAAAGGCAAAAAAAGTGTCAAAGTtgacaagataacttcctctgTTGAAGCGTTTTTCACGTTTGTTCCCTCTGATAGTTCAAGAAATGCTGATGATAACACCTTTCCTGTGCCACTAGTGACAAAACAACATTTGTTTCGATCACTTTCACTAGACAAATCTTTCACTCTAGTTACTAATTCTTTGCATAAATTAGATTCTTGCTTCTCCAACTTGCTCGAATTAGTTATTTTCGCGAGCAATGCAGTGACATCAGACGATGAAACGGGGATTCTTGGAGTTGGGATCCTATCGATACCATATTCCTTATTTTCGACACACCATTGTTGGATCATTTTTCGAATGTTGTGATTTGGAATTAAAACAGGATCAATAATGCCACTTCCACATGACTTCAATTCTTGATTTGTGATAGGACATGTTTGATTCCCACCTTCATTAATCCATTTTTCGATGTTTTCTCGATCATACGTAATCCCTGTCGATAAAGTCACAGGATC
This window encodes:
- the LOC129887900 gene encoding U-box domain-containing protein 21-like, coding for MMIATWRKKRAEKRVTKKGFMKKKNMELVIPSQFTCPISLELMKDPVTLSTGITYDRENIEKWINEGGNQTCPITNQELKSCGSGIIDPVLIPNHNIRKMIQQWCVENKEYGIDRIPTPRIPVSSSDVTALLAKITNSSKLEKQESNLCKELVTRVKDLSSESDRNKCCFVTSGTGKVLSSAFLELSEGTNVKNASTEEVILSTLTLFLPLDVKSKAILGSISSLRCIAWFLMKGSLSSRRNAVLVLREILKMEEHDKVEILLNIEGALEGLVKLVKEPICPNTTKASLLTIYHMVINSSSKSRFVDVGLVELLIEILVDCDKSICEKALGVLDGILSYEEGVKRAYSYALSVPVLVKKLLRVSDLATEFSVSILWKICKAEKRDNNEDCDVLVEALQVGAFQKLLLMLQVGCSETTKEKASELLKLLNVHRDRTECVDSLDFKNLKRTF